One region of Halomonas huangheensis genomic DNA includes:
- a CDS encoding nucleotide pyrophosphohydrolase produces the protein MSNPFAQLHTAMNQFAAERDWDQFHAPKNLAMALTVEAAELQECFQWLTEAQSQQLDEEQLAAVRDEIADVQLYLIRLAGKLNVDIEQACWDKMQKNAARYPADQVRGSSRKYTHYQE, from the coding sequence ATGTCCAATCCTTTTGCGCAGTTGCATACCGCCATGAACCAATTTGCCGCCGAGCGGGACTGGGACCAGTTCCACGCGCCCAAGAATCTGGCTATGGCGCTGACCGTGGAGGCGGCGGAGTTGCAGGAGTGCTTCCAGTGGCTGACCGAAGCCCAGTCGCAGCAGTTGGATGAGGAGCAGTTGGCGGCGGTGCGTGACGAGATTGCCGATGTGCAGCTCTATCTGATTCGGCTGGCGGGCAAGCTGAACGTGGATATCGAACAGGCTTGCTGGGACAAGATGCAGAAGAATGCCGCCAGGTATCCCGCTGATCAGGTCCGGGGCAGCTCGCGCAAGTACACCCATTATCAGGAGTGA
- a CDS encoding molybdopterin-binding protein has translation MNDDTSRPVNRGRRKLLAGLGALGAGTLLSGCDDSFSRNQTVRDALGSVEKLTRNAQRLVASHQSLAQEFDRSEIAPVFRANGTTNPQEPEYLRMVENGFADWQLRVDGLVNRPLNLSLAQLRELPSRTQITRHDCVEGWSCIGEWSGVVLGDLLDQAEPHDNARFVVFHCADHTYGRSDLYYESLDMIESYHPQTILAYDLNGEALPVANGAPIRLRAERQLGYKHAKYVMRVEVVDSFRNIQGGKGGYWEDRGYEWWAGI, from the coding sequence ATGAATGATGATACTTCACGCCCCGTGAATCGTGGCCGCCGCAAGCTGCTGGCCGGGCTGGGAGCCCTGGGCGCGGGAACCCTGCTGTCGGGTTGTGATGACAGTTTCTCCCGCAATCAAACTGTCCGCGATGCGCTCGGTTCGGTAGAGAAGCTGACCCGCAACGCGCAGCGATTGGTCGCCTCTCATCAATCGTTGGCCCAGGAGTTCGACCGTAGCGAGATCGCCCCGGTGTTTCGCGCCAACGGCACCACCAATCCCCAGGAACCCGAATACCTACGCATGGTGGAAAACGGCTTCGCCGACTGGCAGCTACGCGTGGATGGTCTCGTCAACCGTCCCTTGAACCTGTCCCTCGCCCAACTGCGAGAACTACCATCACGCACACAGATTACCCGCCACGACTGTGTGGAAGGCTGGAGCTGCATCGGCGAATGGAGCGGCGTAGTACTAGGCGACCTGCTCGATCAGGCGGAACCTCACGACAACGCCCGCTTCGTGGTCTTCCATTGTGCTGACCACACATACGGCCGCTCAGACCTCTACTACGAGAGCCTCGATATGATCGAGAGCTACCACCCGCAGACCATCCTTGCCTACGACCTCAATGGCGAAGCGCTACCGGTGGCCAACGGCGCACCGATTCGTCTGCGTGCCGAACGCCAGCTAGGCTACAAACACGCCAAGTACGTCATGCGCGTCGAAGTGGTCGACAGCTTCCGCAATATCCAAGGCGGCAAGGGCGGCTACTGGGAGGATCGTGGCTATGAATGGTGGGCCGGGATCTAA
- the vapB gene encoding type II toxin-antitoxin system VapB family antitoxin, whose amino-acid sequence MRTVSIFKNGKNQAVRLPADMAYEGVGELEISREGDVITLRPARPSWLSLPEFSKADADFLEERPVVVSDEGRFNP is encoded by the coding sequence ATGCGTACTGTATCCATTTTCAAGAATGGCAAGAACCAGGCTGTCCGTCTGCCAGCAGATATGGCCTATGAAGGCGTTGGGGAGCTGGAAATTTCGCGAGAAGGCGATGTCATCACTCTTCGGCCTGCCCGGCCTTCCTGGCTATCTCTTCCTGAGTTCTCGAAAGCTGATGCTGACTTCCTGGAAGAGCGACCTGTTGTTGTCAGTGATGAAGGCAGGTTCAATCCATGA
- a CDS encoding anti-sigma factor, whose product MNDRDDIDMLAAEYVLGTLDAQERDTVAHRRQQEPELDAMIVAWQERLAALGDEVREIEPGPSLLARIEQRIEALEATPSKQDSTASDAVDSRIEALRKRLRLWQWSTGLASAAALALIAILLSPLTQTPEPRPFIAVFQQDDQQPAFMMSLDLDSQQLHVKAVTAEPMSGKSYQLWIKEDSLGPKPHSVGVLDDNLTLETAALSQYDPALLKAATFGISIEPAGGSPTGQPTGPAIHGQLYATDQQNL is encoded by the coding sequence ATGAATGATCGTGACGATATCGACATGCTGGCCGCAGAGTACGTGCTGGGTACGCTGGACGCTCAAGAACGAGACACCGTGGCACACCGCCGCCAGCAAGAGCCCGAACTGGATGCCATGATAGTGGCCTGGCAGGAGCGCCTGGCGGCGCTCGGCGATGAGGTACGCGAGATCGAGCCCGGCCCGTCACTGCTGGCGAGGATCGAGCAGCGTATTGAAGCCCTGGAAGCGACTCCCAGCAAGCAAGACTCCACTGCGAGCGACGCAGTCGATTCGCGAATCGAAGCACTGCGCAAGCGACTCAGACTCTGGCAATGGAGCACCGGATTAGCATCCGCTGCCGCCCTCGCGCTGATTGCCATACTGCTGTCTCCGCTCACCCAGACACCAGAGCCTCGACCCTTCATTGCCGTATTCCAGCAGGACGATCAACAGCCCGCCTTCATGATGTCTTTGGACCTCGATAGCCAGCAGCTACACGTCAAGGCTGTGACCGCCGAACCAATGTCCGGCAAGTCCTACCAACTATGGATCAAGGAAGACTCTCTCGGCCCGAAACCGCACTCGGTTGGCGTACTGGATGACAACCTGACCCTCGAGACCGCTGCGCTCAGCCAATATGACCCGGCATTGCTCAAGGCCGCGACCTTCGGCATCAGTATCGAGCCTGCAGGAGGTTCACCTACTGGCCAGCCCACCGGACCCGCAATCCACGGCCAGCTGTATGCCACCGATCAGCAGAACCTGTAG
- a CDS encoding bile acid:sodium symporter family protein — MPIFERLNRLFPVWAILFALCAAWQPEWFTGLAAQIQLLLAIIMFAMGLTLSRHDFLGVIRAPLPIVVGLILQFSIMPLAALLVSWLLGLSPELTTGMVLVGATAGGTASNVMTWLAGGNVALSVSMTLVSTLVSVAATPLLTWALVGQSVEVPVWGMFLSIAKLVIAPIALGVVIHHFLGKQIKNVEPALATLAMAAIVLIIAIVVGLNAGRLATLGPMVALAVILHNAIGLAGGYNVGRLLGFDKRTSRTIAIEVGMQNSGLAVSLASQFFTATSALPGALFSVWHNVSGSLLAGYWKRRAVDDESLDTDPARS; from the coding sequence ATGCCGATCTTCGAGCGTCTCAACCGTTTGTTCCCCGTCTGGGCGATTCTCTTCGCGCTCTGTGCCGCCTGGCAACCAGAGTGGTTTACCGGGCTGGCCGCCCAGATTCAGTTGTTGCTGGCGATCATCATGTTTGCCATGGGCCTGACGCTATCACGCCATGATTTTCTCGGGGTGATACGCGCGCCGCTGCCGATTGTGGTCGGTCTGATTCTGCAGTTCTCGATCATGCCACTGGCGGCTTTGCTGGTGTCGTGGTTGCTGGGACTGTCTCCCGAGCTGACCACCGGTATGGTGCTGGTAGGCGCGACTGCCGGGGGCACCGCGTCCAATGTGATGACCTGGCTGGCGGGTGGCAATGTGGCGCTGTCGGTCTCCATGACACTCGTGTCGACGCTGGTATCGGTAGCAGCGACGCCGTTGCTGACGTGGGCTCTGGTCGGCCAGAGTGTCGAAGTTCCGGTGTGGGGCATGTTCCTGAGCATCGCCAAGCTGGTGATCGCGCCGATCGCGCTGGGCGTGGTGATCCATCACTTCCTCGGCAAGCAGATCAAGAATGTCGAGCCAGCATTGGCGACACTGGCGATGGCCGCGATTGTGCTGATTATTGCCATTGTGGTCGGGCTCAATGCTGGTCGCCTGGCCACACTCGGCCCGATGGTGGCGCTGGCAGTGATCCTGCATAACGCCATTGGTCTGGCAGGGGGATACAACGTCGGTCGTCTGCTGGGCTTCGACAAGCGCACCTCGCGGACGATTGCCATCGAAGTCGGCATGCAGAACTCGGGGCTGGCGGTGTCTCTGGCCAGCCAGTTCTTCACTGCGACCTCGGCATTGCCTGGTGCACTGTTCTCCGTGTGGCACAACGTTTCCGGCTCGTTACTGGCCGGTTACTGGAAGCGTCGCGCAGTCGACGACGAGTCCCTCGATACGGATCCCGCCAGGTCTTGA
- a CDS encoding cytochrome b/b6 domain-containing protein, which produces MTSSANTSTENEPTPGSPSPEGGNTRLIKRHSSGTRAWHWINLAALIILLMSGLQIFNAHPTLYWGDQSLSENTVLAIGARRTAEGEAQGYLQISDYRFDTTGVLGWSRQGDDYRQRGFPAWATLPSSQWLAMGRNWHFFAAWIFGTSLVVYLLYSLVRRNRRRQIFPRSHQWRQIKQTFIDHARFRFHHVSDYNVIQKLTYIGVLFGLLPMLVLSGLAMSPTMDAAWPWLPEMFGGRQSARTIHFIGAVAIVLFVVIHVGLVVATGLFNNLRSMVTGTYRINVSDEANQRDE; this is translated from the coding sequence ATGACTTCCTCCGCCAACACCTCCACCGAGAACGAGCCCACACCAGGCTCACCATCACCGGAGGGCGGAAACACCAGACTGATCAAGCGCCACAGCTCCGGGACGCGTGCCTGGCACTGGATCAATCTTGCCGCGCTGATCATCCTGCTGATGAGTGGTCTGCAGATATTCAATGCGCACCCCACGCTCTACTGGGGCGATCAATCGCTATCAGAGAATACGGTACTCGCCATCGGCGCTCGGCGAACGGCAGAGGGCGAAGCTCAGGGGTATCTGCAGATTTCTGATTACCGCTTCGATACCACCGGTGTTCTGGGCTGGTCGAGACAGGGGGATGACTATCGGCAGCGAGGATTCCCGGCCTGGGCCACCTTGCCCAGTAGCCAATGGCTGGCGATGGGCCGCAACTGGCACTTTTTTGCCGCGTGGATATTTGGAACCTCGCTGGTCGTCTACCTGCTCTACAGTCTGGTCCGACGCAACAGAAGGCGGCAGATATTTCCCCGCAGCCACCAGTGGCGTCAGATCAAGCAGACGTTTATCGATCACGCGCGTTTCCGCTTCCATCACGTGTCCGACTACAACGTGATCCAGAAGCTCACCTATATCGGCGTACTATTCGGGCTATTACCGATGCTGGTACTCAGCGGCCTGGCCATGTCTCCGACCATGGATGCCGCCTGGCCCTGGCTGCCCGAAATGTTCGGCGGTCGACAAAGTGCACGCACCATTCACTTCATCGGCGCCGTCGCCATTGTGCTGTTCGTGGTGATCCATGTCGGACTGGTTGTGGCTACGGGATTGTTCAACAACCTGCGCTCGATGGTGACAGGAACCTACCGCATCAACGTATCGGATGAGGCCAACCAACGCGATGAATGA
- a CDS encoding FitA-like ribbon-helix-helix domain-containing protein, whose translation MASITIRNLDEQLKAQLRIEAARHGHSMEEEVRTILRSALNQPQKEGLGSRIRERFAKAGGAELEVPSRSDKPRDPGFDA comes from the coding sequence ATGGCATCGATCACTATTCGAAATCTGGATGAGCAGTTGAAGGCTCAGCTTCGCATTGAGGCGGCCAGGCATGGCCACTCCATGGAGGAGGAAGTTCGCACTATCCTGCGTAGCGCCTTGAACCAACCCCAAAAAGAAGGGCTTGGTAGCCGTATACGGGAGCGGTTCGCCAAAGCGGGAGGTGCCGAGCTGGAAGTACCCTCCAGGTCTGATAAGCCCCGTGACCCTGGTTTCGACGCATGA
- a CDS encoding sensor histidine kinase, producing MPRVFRSLYARIALIYLTSLVIMSLSAAWMAVTQFDQLGREWLQRSQLDLAHQLATVMQEPLSHGANSPQAQAAAERILNINPTVTLYSVDHDGKVMAAYSTGGCGEGTIIRTEPIRQILSDMPMLPVYASMPCAGGENVFSAANVTFGADQQPGYLLVSLEANAQLSMVGMWQTSSIMRSLLFAGVGALVLSAGAGLLLFALMTRRFSQLTHAVQRFAQGDYSKRIPTRIDDEIGQAGRAFNDMAATIEAQLEALRVNDSQRRELIANLSHDFRTPLTSVQGYAQQLRQAPDLTDARSRKMVESILSNVDRLARLANQLSQLSRVDVSDRPLAVEDFSLTELAYDIVGKFQPHADASGVALSVDSSIGLQQVTADLELIDRAITNLVDNALSATGEGGSVTIELHGKGAGVEVSVVDTGVGLSAEEVTLVVQRFYRTEGSRSRGEGSGLGLSIVTEILARHQSRLELASRPGQGTCARFLLKTQPDLQ from the coding sequence ATGCCGCGCGTATTTCGCAGCCTGTATGCCCGGATTGCACTGATCTATCTGACCAGTCTGGTGATCATGTCGTTGTCTGCCGCATGGATGGCAGTGACGCAGTTCGACCAGTTGGGCCGTGAGTGGCTGCAGCGTAGCCAGCTCGACCTGGCACATCAGCTTGCCACCGTCATGCAGGAGCCGTTGAGTCACGGTGCCAATAGTCCTCAGGCACAGGCGGCTGCGGAGCGCATTCTGAATATCAATCCCACGGTCACTCTCTACAGCGTGGATCACGATGGGAAGGTGATGGCGGCATATTCGACCGGTGGTTGTGGGGAAGGGACGATCATCAGGACCGAGCCGATTCGTCAGATCCTGTCGGATATGCCGATGCTGCCAGTGTATGCGTCTATGCCGTGCGCAGGTGGCGAGAATGTCTTCTCTGCTGCAAACGTCACTTTCGGGGCGGATCAGCAGCCGGGCTACCTGCTGGTGTCGCTGGAGGCCAATGCTCAGCTATCGATGGTGGGTATGTGGCAGACCAGTAGCATCATGCGCTCGTTGCTGTTCGCCGGAGTCGGCGCATTGGTGCTTTCTGCTGGGGCGGGGCTGCTGCTGTTTGCCTTGATGACGCGGCGCTTCTCGCAACTGACGCATGCCGTGCAGCGCTTTGCTCAGGGGGATTACAGCAAGCGCATTCCCACCAGGATCGATGATGAAATCGGTCAGGCCGGGCGCGCCTTCAATGATATGGCGGCGACCATCGAGGCCCAACTCGAGGCGCTGCGGGTCAACGATAGCCAGCGGCGGGAGCTGATCGCCAATCTCTCGCATGATTTTCGCACACCGCTGACCTCGGTACAGGGCTATGCCCAGCAGCTCCGCCAGGCGCCGGACCTGACCGATGCGCGATCCAGGAAGATGGTGGAGTCGATCCTGTCCAATGTCGATCGACTGGCACGTCTGGCCAACCAGTTGTCACAGCTGTCTCGCGTCGATGTCTCGGATCGTCCGCTGGCGGTTGAAGACTTTTCCCTGACCGAGCTTGCCTACGATATCGTCGGCAAGTTTCAGCCTCATGCCGATGCCTCGGGTGTGGCGCTGAGCGTCGACAGCAGCATCGGACTGCAGCAGGTTACGGCGGATCTGGAGCTGATCGATCGCGCCATTACCAACCTGGTCGATAACGCCCTGTCCGCTACTGGTGAGGGCGGTTCGGTGACGATCGAGTTGCATGGCAAGGGAGCCGGGGTAGAGGTGAGTGTTGTTGATACCGGCGTCGGGCTTTCAGCTGAGGAAGTGACTCTGGTGGTACAACGTTTCTACCGGACCGAGGGCAGCCGTTCACGTGGTGAAGGTTCCGGGCTTGGGTTGTCGATCGTGACCGAGATATTGGCTCGACATCAGTCGCGTCTCGAGTTGGCTAGCCGGCCGGGACAAGGTACCTGTGCGAGATTCCTGCTGAAAACTCAGCCTGACCTGCAATAG
- a CDS encoding type II toxin-antitoxin system VapC family toxin, with translation MIVLDTNVLSELMRPAPNARVVEWLDDQDVLAVTISAITVAEILYGIERLTSGRRKRDFAAMAAAMFEEDFAGRILPFGSEAAVYYAEQVAASESTGRQVHMADAQIAAICIQHGAVLATRNIKDFETLSIETVNPWELG, from the coding sequence ATGATTGTTCTCGATACCAACGTATTATCCGAACTGATGCGGCCCGCTCCAAACGCGCGGGTTGTCGAGTGGCTGGATGACCAGGATGTGCTTGCCGTGACTATTTCTGCTATCACCGTCGCTGAAATTCTCTATGGCATTGAGCGCCTGACCAGCGGTAGGCGCAAACGCGATTTTGCGGCGATGGCGGCGGCAATGTTCGAGGAGGATTTTGCGGGTCGCATCCTGCCGTTTGGTAGCGAGGCAGCGGTTTACTATGCAGAGCAAGTTGCTGCTAGTGAGAGCACCGGGAGGCAGGTTCACATGGCTGACGCTCAGATTGCGGCTATATGCATCCAGCATGGAGCGGTGTTGGCAACGCGCAATATCAAGGATTTCGAGACGTTGAGCATCGAGACGGTCAATCCATGGGAATTGGGCTGA
- a CDS encoding response regulator transcription factor, with protein sequence MSSILCVEDAEDIGHLLTEILGSAGHCVDWVGDGETALERWQDASLIILDLTLPDIDGLEICRQIRARDSLVPLIMLTARAATRDVVEGFELGADDYITKPFDADILLARVQALLRRHAKQGPERDEAPVHVGDLEIDIANHRAMLKGQLLSLTAREFALLVHFARHPGRGFSRGDLLDAVWGAEFDGFDHTVNTHINRLRGKIESDPKHPRYILTVWGVGYRFTDEAEAP encoded by the coding sequence ATGAGTTCAATACTGTGCGTTGAGGACGCGGAGGATATCGGTCACTTACTGACCGAAATTCTGGGCAGCGCTGGCCACTGCGTCGATTGGGTCGGCGATGGCGAAACTGCGCTCGAGCGTTGGCAGGACGCCTCTCTCATTATATTGGATCTGACGCTGCCCGATATTGACGGGCTCGAGATATGCCGGCAGATCCGCGCCAGGGACAGCCTTGTGCCTCTGATCATGTTGACCGCTCGGGCTGCCACGCGCGATGTGGTGGAAGGTTTCGAGCTGGGCGCGGATGACTACATCACCAAGCCCTTCGATGCCGATATTCTACTGGCGCGGGTTCAGGCGCTGTTGCGACGTCATGCCAAGCAGGGGCCAGAGCGGGATGAGGCTCCCGTACATGTGGGGGACCTGGAGATCGATATTGCCAATCACCGCGCGATGCTCAAGGGGCAATTGTTGTCACTGACGGCACGTGAATTCGCGTTGCTTGTCCATTTTGCTCGCCACCCCGGCCGTGGCTTCTCGCGAGGGGATCTGCTGGATGCGGTCTGGGGGGCGGAGTTTGATGGCTTCGATCATACCGTCAACACCCATATCAATCGGCTGCGCGGCAAGATCGAGTCAGACCCGAAGCACCCTCGCTATATTCTCACCGTCTGGGGCGTTGGTTACCGCTTTACCGACGAAGCCGAGGCGCCATGA
- a CDS encoding GMC family oxidoreductase encodes MTTQNYDLVIVGSGVAGSIVAYQLGSQGKKVLILEAGQEVPADRSDYMETFFKANAKTPESPYPPTTQDPSASTQDNPLGLPDPAKENTPRYTVLQIGAWRNPRQCYFDYTAQEPNLSPDSPHAKFAFASSYERIGGGTTWHWLGTCLRLFPHDFELKTRYGQGVDWPGGAKFYDALVPYYEQATQHIGVSGDKQAMDKIYSEFGVSSNGQYGSEYDYPMPGIDPSQVDNSFNVPPVTSLTVDDIAVSITPTPQGRNSLPGKRRQCAGNTNCIPICPIQAKYDATVTLAQALQTGNVDIRYRCVASNIRLDDTTHEVSGIDFITYDTQSGIQTGSGTAVGKKYYLAAHAIETPKLLLMSNKNKGFPKGVANSSDQVGRNLMDHIMYLAWGLAKDPVFPYRGPLSTSGVESLRDGKFRSTRSAYRIEIGNEGWQWAANDPFTTLADFVFGQDASQTNGSTINAQNQPLKFDSNLPDNAQLFGAQLVSTLNGIYTRQVRLGYLIEQLPDPDNRVELSESLTDHLGLPRPKITYRVRSDYERNGFVSARKVSTEIFQAMGAREYTTTPPAPVFSGDPSKETATNFEYQGHRFTFYGAGHIVGTYRMGDKKENSVVNVRQQSWDHTNLYMGGSGLFPTVATGNPTLTIAALAFKTATHILEDFS; translated from the coding sequence ATGACAACCCAGAACTATGATCTGGTGATCGTTGGCTCCGGTGTTGCCGGATCGATCGTCGCCTACCAACTGGGATCCCAGGGCAAGAAAGTACTGATACTCGAGGCAGGTCAGGAAGTGCCTGCGGATCGTAGTGACTATATGGAGACCTTCTTCAAGGCCAACGCCAAGACTCCTGAATCGCCCTATCCGCCTACGACACAAGACCCTTCGGCCTCAACGCAGGACAACCCCCTGGGCCTGCCTGACCCGGCAAAGGAAAACACGCCCCGCTACACGGTGTTGCAGATAGGCGCCTGGCGCAATCCCAGGCAATGCTATTTCGATTACACGGCGCAGGAGCCCAACCTGAGTCCCGACAGTCCCCACGCCAAGTTCGCCTTCGCCAGCTCCTACGAACGCATCGGCGGTGGCACCACCTGGCACTGGCTTGGCACCTGCCTGCGTCTTTTCCCCCACGACTTCGAATTGAAAACCCGCTACGGCCAGGGCGTGGACTGGCCTGGCGGTGCAAAGTTCTACGATGCGCTGGTGCCCTACTACGAACAGGCGACTCAACACATCGGGGTATCAGGTGACAAACAGGCGATGGACAAGATCTACAGCGAGTTCGGGGTTTCCTCCAACGGTCAATATGGGTCGGAGTACGATTACCCCATGCCCGGTATTGACCCGTCTCAGGTCGATAATAGTTTCAACGTACCGCCGGTGACGTCGCTTACGGTCGACGATATCGCTGTTTCCATCACGCCCACGCCCCAGGGACGCAATTCCCTGCCGGGCAAGCGGCGCCAGTGCGCAGGTAATACGAACTGCATCCCCATCTGTCCCATCCAGGCCAAGTACGATGCCACCGTTACACTGGCACAGGCGCTACAAACCGGGAATGTGGATATCCGCTACCGCTGTGTGGCCAGCAATATCCGCCTGGACGACACCACCCACGAGGTCAGCGGTATCGACTTCATCACCTACGACACCCAAAGCGGTATCCAGACCGGCTCGGGCACGGCAGTCGGAAAGAAGTACTACCTTGCTGCTCACGCCATCGAGACACCCAAGTTGCTGCTGATGTCCAACAAGAACAAGGGGTTCCCCAAAGGTGTGGCCAACTCCAGCGACCAGGTGGGCCGCAATCTGATGGACCACATCATGTACCTGGCCTGGGGACTGGCAAAGGACCCGGTTTTCCCCTATCGCGGTCCGCTCTCCACCTCGGGGGTCGAATCGCTGCGTGACGGAAAATTCCGCAGCACGCGTTCGGCCTACCGCATCGAAATTGGTAATGAAGGCTGGCAGTGGGCAGCGAATGACCCTTTCACTACCCTGGCAGATTTTGTCTTCGGTCAAGACGCCAGCCAGACCAACGGCAGCACAATCAACGCACAGAACCAGCCACTGAAATTCGACTCAAACCTACCGGACAATGCCCAGTTGTTCGGTGCCCAGCTCGTCAGTACCTTGAATGGGATCTACACCCGTCAGGTCCGTCTGGGTTACTTGATCGAGCAGTTACCCGACCCCGATAACCGCGTGGAGCTGTCAGAATCCCTCACCGACCACCTCGGCCTTCCGCGCCCCAAAATCACCTACCGGGTGAGGAGCGACTATGAGCGCAACGGCTTCGTATCGGCGAGGAAGGTCTCGACCGAGATATTCCAGGCGATGGGAGCCCGCGAGTACACCACGACACCACCGGCTCCGGTGTTCAGTGGTGACCCATCCAAAGAGACCGCCACCAACTTCGAATACCAGGGACACCGATTTACCTTCTACGGCGCCGGCCATATCGTCGGCACTTACCGGATGGGTGACAAGAAAGAGAATTCTGTGGTCAACGTCCGCCAGCAGTCCTGGGATCACACCAACCTCTATATGGGCGGAAGCGGATTGTTTCCCACGGTCGCCACGGGTAACCCCACCTTGACTATTGCCGCCCTGGCATTCAAGACAGCAACCCACATTCTGGAGGACTTCAGTTAA
- a CDS encoding DUF7282 domain-containing protein yields MMKQILAGAVVSASLLVAASVAQADMYGDAEMGVWANDQSVAGGTVSAEKIVAEHNGWLVVHRTDESQKPGAVVGYAPLKAGENMDVTAILTETVNPGDHLMLMLHGEEGGSQTGVFEYTLGATEDGPVKVDGNLVMAVIAAQ; encoded by the coding sequence ATGATGAAGCAGATTTTGGCAGGTGCCGTAGTATCCGCTTCGCTGCTGGTCGCAGCTTCCGTAGCTCAGGCAGATATGTACGGCGATGCGGAAATGGGCGTATGGGCCAATGACCAGTCCGTCGCCGGCGGCACCGTGTCAGCCGAGAAAATCGTTGCTGAACACAACGGCTGGCTGGTGGTCCATCGCACCGATGAAAGCCAAAAGCCCGGAGCCGTTGTTGGCTACGCCCCACTCAAAGCCGGCGAGAACATGGACGTCACCGCCATCCTGACAGAGACCGTCAACCCCGGTGATCACCTGATGCTGATGCTGCACGGTGAAGAAGGCGGCTCACAGACCGGCGTATTCGAATACACCCTCGGTGCCACAGAAGACGGCCCGGTCAAGGTCGACGGCAACCTGGTAATGGCCGTTATTGCCGCTCAGTGA
- a CDS encoding type II toxin-antitoxin system VapC family toxin — MLDTCICSFIMREHPIAVIQRLADEAEQGSRIVVSAITYAEMRYGQIGKKASTKHKVLVDEFVRRLDAVLAWDQRAVDATVEVMRELRIAGTPIGPNDTAIAGHAISAGCTLVTNNVREFGRVPSLVYEDWCS, encoded by the coding sequence ATGCTCGATACCTGTATTTGTTCCTTCATCATGCGGGAGCATCCTATTGCGGTGATTCAGCGGTTGGCTGATGAGGCTGAGCAGGGCAGCCGGATTGTTGTCTCGGCCATTACTTATGCCGAGATGCGTTACGGCCAGATAGGCAAAAAGGCCTCTACCAAGCACAAGGTACTAGTGGACGAGTTTGTGAGACGACTTGATGCTGTGCTGGCATGGGACCAGAGGGCGGTGGACGCGACGGTAGAGGTCATGCGCGAGCTACGTATTGCTGGCACTCCCATTGGGCCCAATGATACGGCGATAGCGGGTCATGCAATCTCTGCTGGTTGTACGCTGGTAACCAATAACGTGCGTGAATTTGGTCGCGTTCCGAGCCTTGTATACGAAGACTGGTGCTCTTGA
- a CDS encoding sigma-70 family RNA polymerase sigma factor has protein sequence MSDPSSSSSPPVRPASAPSASAAAERLTSLLQQVALKDRDAFSQLYQATSAKLYGTVLRILGNTSWADDVVQEAYVNIWQKASQFDAGKSSPITWMVSIARNGAIDELRRQPTARRDHDEALEEIASSAPTAGDQLSQEQNAQQLYECLDELEDNRRDMVRLAYLHGWSRADLASRFDQPVNTIKTWLHRALKQLKGCLAS, from the coding sequence ATGTCAGACCCATCCAGTTCTTCTTCTCCGCCTGTCCGACCAGCCTCTGCTCCATCGGCATCCGCTGCTGCCGAGCGCCTCACCAGCCTGCTGCAACAGGTTGCGCTCAAGGATCGCGATGCCTTCTCACAGCTCTATCAGGCAACCTCAGCGAAACTCTATGGCACGGTGTTACGTATCCTGGGTAATACCAGTTGGGCGGACGATGTCGTGCAGGAGGCTTACGTCAATATCTGGCAGAAGGCGTCACAGTTCGATGCCGGTAAGTCCTCACCGATCACCTGGATGGTGTCCATTGCCCGCAATGGCGCCATCGATGAGCTACGCCGACAACCAACGGCTCGCAGGGATCATGACGAGGCATTGGAAGAAATTGCCTCCAGCGCCCCCACTGCCGGAGACCAACTGAGCCAGGAGCAGAACGCCCAGCAGCTCTACGAATGCCTCGACGAGTTGGAAGACAATCGCCGTGACATGGTGCGACTTGCCTATCTGCATGGATGGTCTCGAGCCGACCTGGCCAGCCGCTTTGACCAGCCGGTGAATACCATCAAGACCTGGCTCCACCGCGCGCTCAAGCAACTCAAGGGGTGCCTGGCATCATGA